In a single window of the Pedococcus dokdonensis genome:
- a CDS encoding vWA domain-containing protein: MPERPGSRLAQRPLHFFILADCSGSMASDGKMRALNAAIREALPHLSEVADGNPHAELLVRCIAFGTGARWHVETPTPVDQLVWDDLASGGYTDLSAGLDLLRSVLTVPPMESRALPPAVVLISDGMPTDEYTESLERLEAEPWGARSVRIAVGIGRDADHAMLVRFMGDPDAEPVRANNPEDLVAAIRWASTHVSRVASALVPAAEPVPGRAPHAAPADASEVVW, translated from the coding sequence ATGCCTGAACGACCCGGGAGCAGACTGGCCCAACGGCCCCTGCACTTCTTCATCCTCGCGGACTGTTCCGGGTCGATGGCCAGTGACGGCAAGATGCGCGCTCTCAACGCCGCCATCCGCGAGGCGCTGCCCCACCTCAGCGAGGTGGCGGACGGCAACCCCCACGCCGAGCTGCTGGTTCGGTGCATCGCCTTCGGCACGGGGGCTCGCTGGCACGTGGAGACACCGACACCGGTCGACCAGCTGGTCTGGGACGACCTGGCCAGCGGCGGCTACACCGACCTCAGCGCCGGCCTCGACCTGCTCAGGTCGGTGCTGACGGTGCCACCCATGGAGAGCCGAGCGCTGCCACCGGCCGTGGTGCTCATCTCGGACGGCATGCCCACGGACGAGTACACCGAGTCGCTGGAACGCCTGGAGGCCGAGCCGTGGGGAGCACGCAGCGTCCGCATCGCCGTCGGGATCGGTCGGGATGCCGACCACGCGATGCTGGTGCGGTTCATGGGCGACCCCGACGCCGAGCCGGTGCGGGCCAACAACCCTGAGGACCTCGTCGCGGCCATCCGCTGGGCGTCGACCCACGTGTCACGGGTCGCCTCCGCCCTGGTCCCAGCCGCCGAACCGGTGCCGGGGCGGGCGCCGCACGCGGCCCCCGCGGATGCCTCGGAGGTGGTCTGGTGA
- a CDS encoding PP2C family serine/threonine-protein phosphatase has product MWIAEGASRRGSSHERTGAPNQDAYAVERVGACVVAAVADGHGGRRYVRSQVGSRLAVRLSMELGAELLSVRRPDASSAAHSLPGRLVPAWRAAVDEHYALHPLTAEEVEKAGDGPLDPAILYGATLIVAFAAGDVVAVAQIGDGSALGAAPQRVEHLVPGDDRLVANETTSLCLPTALADFRWGTAYFGDGSAILLSTDGYGNSFASEGWEDEVMADLVNELGAHGFEEVAGALDSWAADSAAVGGDDVTLVLLSRLPESPRRRRSAWLATGALAALAVTTATAVGLAARGATPDPRETPIMVATTPTGTSPTSSTASTASTPTGLPTTGVPATSAGATPTPSGAGTTKTKSTTSKATTTKATTTKAPGTRSTGTPTTTAPPVQSSLPSPPSPTTKPKGARS; this is encoded by the coding sequence GTGTGGATCGCCGAGGGAGCGAGCCGCCGGGGCTCCTCCCACGAGCGCACGGGCGCCCCCAACCAGGATGCGTATGCCGTGGAGCGAGTCGGTGCCTGCGTCGTGGCAGCGGTGGCAGACGGGCACGGCGGTCGACGTTACGTCCGCAGCCAGGTGGGTTCGCGGCTGGCCGTCCGGCTGTCGATGGAGCTCGGCGCCGAGCTGTTGTCCGTCAGACGTCCCGACGCCTCATCGGCAGCCCACTCCCTTCCCGGCCGGCTCGTGCCTGCGTGGCGGGCCGCCGTGGACGAGCACTACGCCCTGCACCCTCTGACCGCCGAAGAGGTCGAGAAGGCCGGCGACGGGCCCCTCGACCCGGCGATCCTCTACGGCGCGACCCTCATCGTCGCTTTCGCGGCGGGCGACGTCGTCGCTGTCGCGCAGATCGGTGACGGCAGTGCGCTGGGTGCCGCGCCGCAGCGCGTCGAGCACCTGGTGCCCGGTGACGACCGACTGGTCGCCAACGAGACGACAAGCCTGTGCCTCCCCACCGCATTGGCTGACTTCCGTTGGGGCACAGCATATTTCGGCGATGGCTCCGCGATCCTCCTGTCGACCGACGGGTACGGCAACTCGTTCGCGAGCGAGGGCTGGGAGGACGAGGTGATGGCCGACCTCGTCAACGAGCTCGGCGCGCACGGCTTCGAGGAGGTCGCCGGCGCACTCGACAGCTGGGCCGCCGACTCCGCCGCTGTCGGCGGTGACGACGTCACGCTCGTGCTGCTCAGCCGCCTTCCCGAAAGTCCTCGCCGGCGCAGGTCCGCCTGGCTCGCCACCGGGGCGCTGGCCGCTCTCGCAGTGACCACCGCCACCGCCGTGGGCCTGGCCGCACGAGGTGCCACGCCAGACCCCCGGGAGACACCGATCATGGTCGCCACGACCCCCACCGGCACCTCCCCGACGAGCAGCACCGCGTCCACCGCGAGCACGCCGACGGGGCTCCCGACGACCGGCGTCCCAGCGACGTCGGCCGGCGCCACGCCGACCCCGTCCGGCGCCGGGACCACGAAGACCAAGTCGACGACGAGCAAGGCGACGACGACCAAGGCGACGACGACCAAGGCCCCGGGCACCCGGTCGACCGGTACGCCGACGACCACCGCGCCCCCGGTCCAGTCGTCGCTCCCGAGCCCTCCGTCCCCGACCACCAAGCCCAAGGGTGCGCGGTCATGA
- a CDS encoding FHA domain-containing protein, with the protein MTSLVVTTPGGRTVHEPGTTVSIGRDHDCTIRLDSPVVSRHHGIFESEGGCWTFRDQSSSLGSWVEGQRVRELVLSPADEIVLGQGDKAVSIRVETQSLAQRPGGPLVADAALDAATLTAGDELLLECAGQSCRLATGQTAVVGRADDATIVSHNPRVSRHHLEVRHTGTQWEVVDTGSTGGVFTQGRRVARIPVSGTVEVMLGDPDVGERLLVSSQAAPSPARRADPLSRFADGVRRQHTTVAAVVVAALVVVGVGGWALARAVSGPSEPDLDRLARATVRVITDSGTGSGTVVDAERGLILTNAHVAAPNAPGQGVVQSELEQSLPPAPKTITIAVSGGRDQPAAERFRAEVVAADGYLDLTVLRITSDAKGSALSQGALDELVGVELASSAEVRSADPVWVVGFPGLAQSDAATFTRGVVSGTVHDKRLKGGVSLFNSDARLNPGNSGGLAADASGRIIAVPTLNKQSREDSLLAGLVPVDLARPLLDAAVRGRAYTSPWVAAETEGVVSDLTLGPAGTAPGIAAGCATGGTRSTSRLLGVLVTYRDLSELPHQDWLVTVTRKADGLRRIGRTSSAPQWPLRLPGSGCFTATVDIGEPLSPGAYVIEVGLGANHERIATLTYTLS; encoded by the coding sequence ATGACCAGCCTCGTCGTCACCACCCCCGGAGGTCGGACCGTCCACGAACCGGGCACGACCGTGTCGATCGGCCGTGACCACGACTGCACGATCCGGCTCGACTCACCGGTCGTGTCGCGCCACCACGGGATCTTCGAGTCCGAGGGTGGCTGCTGGACGTTCCGCGACCAGTCCAGCTCGCTGGGCAGCTGGGTCGAGGGGCAGCGGGTGCGCGAGCTCGTGCTCTCCCCGGCCGATGAGATCGTGCTGGGCCAGGGCGACAAGGCCGTCAGCATCCGGGTGGAGACCCAGTCCCTGGCACAGCGTCCCGGCGGTCCGCTCGTCGCCGACGCTGCGCTCGACGCAGCCACCCTGACCGCAGGTGACGAGCTGCTGCTCGAGTGCGCCGGCCAGTCCTGCCGGCTGGCCACCGGCCAGACCGCGGTGGTGGGGCGGGCCGACGACGCGACGATCGTCTCGCACAACCCCCGGGTCTCGCGTCACCACCTCGAGGTGCGCCACACCGGGACGCAGTGGGAGGTCGTGGACACCGGCAGCACCGGGGGTGTCTTCACGCAAGGGCGCAGGGTGGCCCGGATCCCGGTCAGTGGCACCGTCGAGGTGATGCTGGGCGACCCCGATGTCGGGGAGCGGCTGCTGGTCTCGAGCCAGGCCGCTCCGTCCCCGGCTCGTCGCGCCGACCCGCTCAGCCGGTTCGCGGACGGCGTGCGCCGACAGCACACGACGGTGGCTGCCGTCGTGGTGGCGGCACTCGTCGTGGTCGGTGTCGGCGGCTGGGCCCTGGCTCGGGCCGTGTCCGGCCCGTCGGAGCCGGACCTCGACCGACTGGCCCGGGCGACCGTGCGAGTCATCACCGACAGCGGCACGGGCTCGGGCACCGTCGTCGACGCGGAGCGCGGGCTCATCCTCACCAATGCCCACGTGGCTGCGCCGAACGCTCCGGGGCAGGGGGTCGTGCAGAGTGAGCTCGAGCAGTCACTGCCCCCGGCGCCGAAGACGATCACGATCGCGGTCTCCGGTGGCCGCGACCAGCCAGCCGCCGAGAGGTTCCGGGCCGAGGTCGTGGCCGCCGACGGCTACCTCGATCTCACTGTCCTGCGAATCACGAGTGATGCCAAGGGTTCTGCGCTTTCGCAAGGAGCCCTCGACGAGCTCGTCGGTGTGGAGCTGGCCAGCTCGGCAGAGGTCAGGTCGGCGGACCCGGTCTGGGTCGTCGGATTCCCCGGGCTGGCCCAGTCGGATGCCGCGACCTTCACGCGGGGGGTGGTCTCGGGCACGGTCCACGACAAGCGCCTCAAGGGCGGTGTCTCCCTCTTCAACAGCGACGCCAGGCTCAACCCGGGCAACTCGGGAGGCCTCGCCGCCGACGCCTCCGGACGGATCATCGCGGTGCCGACCCTCAACAAGCAGTCCCGCGAGGACAGCCTGCTCGCTGGACTGGTCCCCGTCGACCTGGCTCGGCCGCTCCTCGACGCCGCCGTGCGCGGTCGCGCCTACACGAGCCCCTGGGTCGCAGCCGAGACCGAAGGGGTGGTCTCCGACCTGACCCTCGGCCCGGCCGGAACGGCACCGGGAATCGCGGCCGGCTGCGCCACCGGCGGCACACGCAGCACGAGCCGGCTGCTGGGTGTCCTCGTGACCTACCGCGACTTGTCCGAGCTCCCCCACCAGGACTGGTTGGTCACGGTGACCCGCAAGGCGGACGGCCTCCGGCGCATCGGACGCACGTCGAGTGCACCGCAGTGGCCCCTTCGGCTCCCCGGCAGCGGATGCTTCACCGCGACGGTCGACATCGGCGAGCCGCTCAGCCCGGGGGCCTACGTCATCGAGGTCGGGCTCGGCGCCAACCACGAGCGCATCGCCACCCTCACCTACACGCTGTCATGA